A genomic segment from Desulfonatronum lacustre DSM 10312 encodes:
- a CDS encoding MBL fold metallo-hydrolase, protein MPSVHTFPLGPLQTNCYLVANGEEALVVDPGGAPDAVLDFAASKNLQIRQILNTHLHFDHLYGNQALHLATKASIRVPEKDVPLLASGIGGGNYMGMPKVETFAYESVGEGEWTLIGLKCRALFTPGHSPGSLSFYFPELGAVFVGDVLFAGSIGRTDFFGGDLETLLGSVRSRLFTLPPETVVYPGHGPATTIREEQRTNPFFEE, encoded by the coding sequence ATGCCATCCGTACATACCTTTCCCCTGGGCCCCCTGCAAACCAACTGCTACCTCGTGGCCAACGGCGAAGAGGCGCTGGTCGTCGATCCGGGCGGAGCCCCGGACGCGGTTCTGGATTTCGCGGCGTCCAAAAATTTGCAAATCCGGCAGATCCTGAACACCCACCTGCATTTCGACCATCTTTACGGCAACCAGGCACTGCACTTGGCCACCAAGGCCTCCATCCGCGTGCCGGAAAAGGACGTCCCGTTGCTGGCCAGCGGAATAGGCGGCGGCAACTACATGGGGATGCCCAAAGTAGAGACTTTTGCGTACGAGTCCGTCGGCGAGGGAGAGTGGACCCTGATTGGGCTGAAATGCCGGGCATTGTTCACGCCCGGGCATAGTCCAGGGAGTCTGTCCTTTTACTTTCCCGAACTGGGCGCGGTGTTCGTGGGCGACGTGCTTTTCGCCGGATCCATCGGGCGGACCGACTTTTTCGGCGGTGATCTGGAGACGTTGCTTGGCTCGGTCCGCTCCCGGCTGTTCACCCTGCCTCCGGAGACGGTGGTTTATCCCGGGCACGGTCCGGCCACGACCATCCGGGAAGAACAGCGAACCAATCCGTTTTTTGAGGAGTAG
- a CDS encoding HD domain-containing protein, whose product MLRKTPRTGYQFLGSGRENVAEHSFRTTVIAYVLATLTGASMGRTMGMALFHDLHETRIGDFNYVNRIYNSRNALLALEHALEGTGLDEVLQWWHELEGEQTLEARLVHDADQLDLILNLKQEQDLGNPYAAKWIDCAVPRLRTDVAKDLAEVILRTDHTDWWFTGPDPSWWRK is encoded by the coding sequence ATGTTGCGCAAGACGCCGCGCACCGGGTACCAGTTTTTGGGTTCCGGACGGGAAAACGTCGCCGAGCACTCCTTCCGAACCACGGTCATCGCCTATGTCCTGGCCACTCTGACCGGGGCGAGCATGGGGCGGACCATGGGCATGGCCCTGTTTCACGACCTGCACGAAACCCGGATCGGCGATTTCAACTACGTCAATCGGATATACAACAGCCGCAACGCCCTGCTGGCCCTGGAGCACGCCCTCGAAGGGACCGGACTGGACGAAGTGCTCCAATGGTGGCACGAACTTGAAGGCGAACAGACCCTGGAGGCCCGACTGGTGCACGACGCGGATCAGCTTGACCTGATCCTGAACCTGAAGCAGGAACAGGACCTGGGCAACCCCTATGCCGCCAAGTGGATCGACTGCGCCGTGCCGCGGCTGCGCACCGACGTTGCCAAGGACTTGGCGGAGGTCATCCTGCGCACGGACCACACGGACTGGTGGTTCACCGGTCCGGATCCATCCTGGTGGAGAAAATGA
- a CDS encoding nitroreductase family protein, whose amino-acid sequence MSAEHAEMGVFQALLGRRSVRKFTDQPVDLEDLRRILEAGRWAPSGLNNQPWRFLVVQAGDPRQAALAGLTKYGHIVREAQALIVVCLHKPAMYHEGKDHQAAGACIQNMLLAVHGLGLGGVWLGEVLNQEALVMEALQLRTEEYRLMAVIALGHPAQPSSRLDGAGGSARRPLDELLLEAL is encoded by the coding sequence ATGTCCGCTGAACATGCCGAAATGGGCGTTTTTCAGGCCCTGCTGGGGCGGCGCAGCGTTCGCAAATTTACGGATCAGCCCGTGGATCTCGAGGACCTGCGGCGGATTCTGGAGGCCGGACGCTGGGCGCCCAGCGGATTGAACAATCAGCCCTGGCGCTTTTTGGTCGTCCAGGCCGGAGACCCTCGGCAAGCGGCGCTGGCCGGATTGACGAAGTACGGCCATATTGTCCGCGAGGCCCAGGCCTTGATCGTCGTGTGCCTGCACAAGCCGGCCATGTATCATGAAGGCAAGGATCATCAGGCCGCCGGGGCCTGTATTCAGAACATGCTGCTGGCCGTTCACGGCCTGGGACTGGGCGGGGTCTGGCTGGGCGAGGTCCTCAACCAGGAGGCGCTGGTCATGGAGGCGCTCCAACTGCGTACCGAGGAGTACCGGCTGATGGCCGTGATCGCCCTGGGCCATCCGGCCCAGCCGTCCTCGCGGCTCGACGGTGCCGGCGGTTCCGCGCGGCGTCCCTTGGACGAACTTCTTTTGGAGGCTTTATAA